The Candida albicans SC5314 chromosome 5, complete sequence genome includes a region encoding these proteins:
- a CDS encoding uncharacterized protein (Protein of unknown function; induced during chlamydospore formation in both C. albicans and C. dubliniensis; flow model biofilm induced) has translation MSIKIDHILKSSKELYPRIIEELSSQFTKKYDKNTKTFAQLNTWKEDELTNTLLKRYQETETTWITKDELINLLDWKLAKGKFRPMLPKLIKSNDNIDVEEITKQGYQYLLDYFKLHTSNDKQKQQPKLLDKFWGEANDQDKIEYSEVIKKSFEKFTLLKGVGPAMASLLANLLIKINPYLTPPFFSDESFSFYYMESFRPGEKIKYNMKEYIEELLPVYLEIISQYPDVTMNTLERGGWALKNYQIQRNEKLANIEIEYITTTTTDNDDNEEEDINRLKLDHKPDLKLVASTPRRKKQKK, from the coding sequence ATgtcaattaaaattgatcatATTCTCAAATCTAGTAAAGAACTTTATCCACGAATAATAGAAGAATTATCTAGTCAATTCACCAAGAAATATGATAAGAATACCAAAACATTTGCACAATTGAATACTTGGAAAGAAGATGAATTGACCAACACATTATTGAAACGATATCAAGAAACAGAAACTACATGGATAACTAAagatgaattgattaatttacTTGATTGGAAACTAGCCAAAGGGAAATTTAGACCAATGTTACccaaattaatcaaatctaatgataatatagACGTGGAAGaaataacaaaacaagGGTATCAATACTTGTTGGATTATTTTAAATTACACACTAGTAAtgacaaacaaaaacaacaaccaaaactATTGGATAAATTTTGGGGTGAAGCTAATGATcaagataaaattgaatattcGGAAGtaataaagaaaagttttgaaaaatttacttTATTAAAAGGTGTTGGTCCTGCCATGGCAAGTCTTTTAGCCAATCttttaatcaaaataaatccATATTTGACACCACCATTTTTCAGTGATGAaagtttttcattttattatatGGAATCATTTCGACCAggtgaaaaaattaaatataatatgaaagaatatattgaagaattattacCAGTTTATTTGGAAATTATATCTCAATATCCAGATGTGACTATGAATACATTGGAAAGAGGAGGTTGGgcattaaaaaattatcaaatccaaagaaatgaaaaattagccaatattgaaattgaatatattactactactactacagataatgatgataatgaagaagaagatattaATAGGTTGAAATTAGATCATAAACcagatttgaaattagttgcttcaacaccaagaagaaagaaacaaaaaaagtga